A region of Granulicella aggregans DNA encodes the following proteins:
- a CDS encoding tetratricopeptide repeat protein, protein MTFRPSNAVLISCRRFLPTLALCVATLSLPAQTLKHHSDTPEAAPKSAAPAVDHGASYYHYGLAHLYEDMAVNAGRPDYATQAVEEYKLALNADPDSPMLQNGLADLYFKIGRIREAVTAAKDQISRNPNDIEAHKLLGKVYLRSLGDAQNQQSAEMLQLALTEYETLAKLDPNDVENHLLLGQLYGLNHDSAKAEAQFKLAEKIDPNSEESVLNLARLYSVQGDFQRTIEVLKSVPPEDRTPRMELALGGSYDQVKDYGNAAAAYKRALDLDPGNVDSTRGYANALLNDGKLDEALAQFKAVLAIESTDAQSQIRIADIQRRQGHYEEALATLQKAKTLTKDNQELSYNEALIDDSLGRYDDAVAVLTGLVDSGTQPDGKYSDGDKSNRAIFLDRLGIIYREQNKTAQAVDAYKQMIALGGDYVSRGYQGEVDAYRDVHQWNEATSVAAEAAKALPKDRQVQLMYAGQLTDSGKVDEGLALAKAQLQGTSDDRDVQLSLAQIYLRLKRYSDATAEIDKAETTSKTPGEKLYIHFLRGTVADRQKNYDEAESEFHKALAIDPQNATVLNYIGYMNADRGVKLNEALAQIKKAVDLDPQNYAFLDSLGWVYFKLGQYTEASQNLQKAVERSSTDPTVHDHLGQVYEKTGKLKLAVTQWERSMTEYAHSLPADADPADIAKVQHHLDAARIKLAKVNTPAKQ, encoded by the coding sequence ATGACCTTTCGACCCTCGAACGCCGTTCTGATCTCCTGCCGCCGCTTCCTTCCCACTCTCGCTCTCTGCGTTGCGACCCTTTCGCTTCCCGCTCAAACCCTGAAGCATCATAGCGATACGCCCGAAGCCGCTCCAAAATCCGCTGCGCCTGCGGTGGATCACGGCGCAAGCTACTACCACTACGGCCTCGCCCATCTCTACGAAGATATGGCGGTCAACGCCGGTCGCCCCGACTACGCCACCCAGGCCGTCGAAGAGTACAAACTCGCCCTGAACGCCGATCCCGACTCGCCGATGCTCCAGAACGGCCTCGCCGACCTCTACTTCAAAATCGGGCGCATCCGGGAAGCCGTCACCGCCGCGAAAGACCAGATCTCCCGCAATCCGAACGACATTGAAGCCCACAAGCTCCTCGGCAAGGTCTACCTGCGCTCCCTCGGCGACGCCCAGAATCAGCAATCAGCCGAGATGCTCCAGCTTGCACTCACCGAGTACGAAACCCTCGCCAAGCTCGATCCCAACGACGTCGAGAACCACCTGCTCCTCGGCCAGCTCTACGGCCTCAACCACGACTCCGCAAAGGCCGAAGCCCAGTTCAAGCTCGCCGAAAAGATCGACCCCAACTCCGAGGAGAGCGTCCTCAACCTCGCCCGCCTCTACAGCGTCCAGGGCGACTTCCAGCGCACCATCGAAGTTCTCAAGTCTGTCCCGCCAGAAGACCGCACACCCCGCATGGAACTCGCCCTCGGCGGCAGCTACGACCAGGTCAAGGACTACGGAAACGCCGCGGCAGCCTACAAACGCGCCCTTGACCTCGATCCCGGTAACGTCGATAGCACACGCGGCTACGCCAACGCCCTTTTGAACGACGGCAAGCTTGACGAAGCCCTCGCCCAATTCAAGGCTGTGCTCGCCATCGAATCCACCGATGCCCAGTCGCAGATCCGTATCGCCGACATCCAGCGTCGGCAGGGCCACTACGAAGAAGCCCTCGCAACATTGCAGAAGGCCAAGACTCTCACCAAGGATAACCAGGAGCTCAGCTACAACGAGGCCCTGATCGACGACTCCCTCGGTCGCTACGACGACGCCGTCGCCGTCCTCACCGGCCTCGTCGACTCCGGCACCCAGCCCGACGGCAAGTACTCTGACGGCGACAAGTCCAACCGCGCCATCTTCCTCGATCGCCTCGGCATCATCTACCGCGAACAGAACAAGACCGCTCAGGCCGTCGATGCCTACAAGCAGATGATCGCACTCGGTGGCGATTACGTCTCCCGCGGCTACCAGGGTGAGGTCGACGCCTATCGCGATGTGCATCAATGGAACGAGGCCACTTCAGTCGCTGCTGAAGCTGCCAAGGCTCTGCCGAAAGACCGCCAGGTCCAGCTCATGTACGCCGGTCAGCTAACCGACTCCGGCAAGGTGGACGAAGGCCTAGCCCTCGCCAAGGCCCAACTCCAGGGCACCTCTGACGACCGCGACGTCCAGCTCTCCCTCGCCCAGATCTATCTGCGCCTCAAGCGCTACTCCGATGCAACCGCCGAGATCGACAAGGCCGAAACCACCTCAAAGACTCCCGGCGAAAAGCTCTACATCCACTTCCTCCGTGGAACAGTTGCCGACCGCCAGAAGAACTACGACGAAGCTGAGTCCGAGTTCCACAAGGCCCTCGCCATCGATCCCCAGAACGCGACGGTCCTAAACTATATCGGCTACATGAACGCCGACCGCGGCGTAAAGCTGAACGAAGCCCTCGCCCAGATCAAGAAGGCGGTCGACCTCGACCCGCAGAACTATGCCTTCCTCGACTCGCTCGGTTGGGTCTACTTCAAGCTCGGCCAGTACACCGAAGCTTCGCAGAACCTCCAGAAGGCCGTCGAGCGCAGTAGCACCGACCCCACCGTCCACGACCACCTCGGCCAGGTCTACGAGAAGACCGGCAAGCTCAAACTGGCCGTCACCCAGTGGGAGCGCTCCATGACGGAGTACGCGCACTCCCTGCCCGCAGACGCCGACCCCGCTGACATCGCCAAGGTTCAGCATCATCTCGACGCGGCCAGAATCAAGCTGGCCAAAGTAAACACCCCAGCCAAGCAATAG
- the dgt gene encoding dGTP triphosphohydrolase, which translates to MTENDTPHLPSVRGDADDPLCTRVYPAPARPHRTPFQRDRDRVVQARAFRRLAGKTQVFTSRASDHFRSRLTHTIEVVQIARDVAAALGLNEDLAETLALVHDIGHPPFGHAGERALDKCLQQHGLRFDHNLHALRICEHFEQRYAAHRGLNLTLGVREGIIKHSRDYKPHEHPLLEPYMLGERPPLEAQLIDLADEIAYLTADLDDGVESGLLEIDHICDHVNILSRCYKHVAAQHAGVEQKYLFNEALQLMQHALTDDLIATTRRNAEAIGAKSLEDIRNHPRRLAVFSEQAESERLQEKRYLYDTLYTCDALENEHNKAEEVVTALFNFWIENPEELPQGYFDESEAEGVPRIVADYIAGMTDQYILLQFAAIRRAIRR; encoded by the coding sequence GTGACTGAGAACGACACCCCTCATCTTCCGTCCGTCCGTGGCGACGCCGATGACCCGCTCTGCACGCGCGTCTACCCGGCCCCCGCGCGTCCGCACCGCACCCCTTTCCAGCGCGACCGCGACCGCGTCGTCCAGGCCCGCGCCTTCCGCCGCCTGGCAGGCAAAACGCAAGTCTTCACCAGCCGCGCCAGTGACCACTTCCGCAGCCGCCTCACTCACACCATCGAAGTCGTACAAATCGCCCGCGACGTCGCAGCCGCCCTCGGATTGAACGAAGACCTCGCCGAGACCCTCGCCCTCGTCCACGACATCGGCCACCCGCCCTTCGGCCATGCCGGCGAGCGCGCCCTCGACAAGTGCCTGCAGCAGCACGGCCTCCGCTTCGACCACAACCTCCACGCTCTGCGCATCTGCGAACACTTCGAGCAGCGCTACGCCGCCCACCGCGGCCTCAACCTCACCCTCGGCGTCCGCGAAGGCATCATCAAGCACTCCCGCGACTACAAGCCACACGAGCACCCGCTCCTTGAGCCCTACATGCTCGGCGAGCGCCCACCGCTCGAAGCCCAGCTCATCGACCTCGCCGACGAGATCGCCTACCTCACCGCCGACCTGGACGACGGCGTAGAATCCGGCCTCCTCGAGATCGACCACATCTGCGACCACGTCAACATCCTCAGCCGCTGCTACAAGCACGTCGCTGCCCAGCACGCTGGCGTCGAGCAGAAGTACCTCTTCAACGAAGCCCTGCAACTGATGCAGCACGCCCTCACCGACGACCTCATCGCCACCACCCGCCGCAACGCAGAAGCCATCGGCGCGAAGTCCCTCGAAGACATTCGCAACCACCCCCGCCGCCTCGCCGTCTTCTCAGAGCAAGCCGAGTCCGAACGCCTACAGGAGAAGCGCTACCTCTACGACACGCTCTACACCTGCGACGCCCTCGAAAACGAACACAACAAGGCCGAAGAGGTTGTCACCGCTCTCTTCAACTTCTGGATCGAAAACCCCGAGGAACTCCCGCAGGGCTACTTTGATGAGTCCGAAGCCGAAGGCGTCCCCCGCATCGTCGCCGACTATATCGCCGGCATGACGGATCAGTACATCCTGCTCCAGTTCGCCGCCATCCGCCGAGCCATCCGCCGCTAA
- the hpxZ gene encoding oxalurate catabolism protein HpxZ yields MVVNDPAVVAELTALYPKYEVALVSNDVETLTAMFWHSPEVMRFGVTENLYGFEELEAFRKSRPSAGLARTVKRLHVVAFGSDYGSITLEFERVAGDGRVIRGRQSQVWVRFDEGWRIVAAHVSLLP; encoded by the coding sequence ATGGTGGTAAATGATCCGGCGGTTGTGGCGGAGCTGACTGCGCTTTATCCGAAGTATGAAGTAGCGTTGGTCTCGAACGATGTGGAGACGCTGACGGCGATGTTCTGGCATTCGCCGGAGGTGATGCGGTTTGGGGTGACGGAGAATCTCTACGGCTTCGAAGAGCTGGAGGCGTTTCGTAAGAGCCGGCCGTCGGCGGGGTTGGCGCGAACGGTGAAGCGGCTTCATGTGGTTGCATTTGGAAGCGACTATGGAAGCATTACTTTAGAGTTTGAGCGGGTTGCCGGGGATGGCCGGGTGATTCGTGGGCGACAGAGTCAGGTCTGGGTGAGGTTCGACGAGGGATGGAGGATTGTGGCGGCGCATGTTTCGTTGCTGCCGTAG
- a CDS encoding acetamidase/formamidase family protein yields the protein MLRKTNQYEAGGWMAEFELAAEPTHSVWNKELEPRLEIEAGDTVHFECLDASGGQVKPSSTVEDFLGIERDRIHALTGPVYVKGAAAGDVLEVEVLEVRHKGWGWTSTIAGLGFLDERFTEPSLFHWDLDGEVSRSLAPAVLPLRPFCGVMGVAPGEAGVFKTRPPGAFGGNMDVRDLVTASTLYLPVFNGGALFSCGDAHAAQGDGEVCINGIECPADVTLRFALHKERALAGPVVDAPFVAADPLGRWTVVESSPDALGAAKTATSRMIDLLADRWGLSELHAYLLCSVAMDLRLAQVVNRPMVTVAASIGKSILPGRRLF from the coding sequence TTGCTCCGGAAGACAAATCAATATGAGGCTGGGGGATGGATGGCGGAGTTTGAGTTAGCGGCGGAGCCGACCCATTCGGTTTGGAACAAGGAACTGGAGCCGAGGCTCGAGATTGAGGCTGGCGATACAGTTCACTTTGAGTGCCTGGACGCGAGCGGTGGGCAGGTGAAGCCGAGCTCTACTGTTGAGGATTTTCTCGGAATCGAGCGGGACAGGATCCATGCTCTTACCGGCCCGGTGTACGTGAAGGGCGCGGCTGCGGGGGATGTGCTCGAAGTAGAAGTGCTGGAGGTCAGGCACAAGGGGTGGGGATGGACGAGCACGATTGCCGGGCTTGGTTTCCTGGATGAGCGATTTACTGAGCCGAGTCTGTTTCACTGGGACTTGGATGGGGAGGTCTCGCGGTCGCTGGCTCCGGCTGTGTTGCCGCTGCGACCGTTTTGTGGGGTGATGGGTGTGGCTCCAGGTGAGGCGGGGGTGTTCAAGACGCGGCCTCCGGGGGCGTTTGGCGGGAACATGGATGTGCGGGACCTGGTGACGGCGTCGACGCTTTATTTGCCGGTATTCAATGGGGGTGCGCTCTTCTCCTGCGGGGACGCCCATGCGGCGCAGGGCGACGGTGAGGTCTGCATCAACGGGATCGAGTGTCCGGCGGATGTGACGCTGCGGTTTGCGCTGCACAAGGAGAGAGCGTTGGCGGGGCCCGTGGTGGATGCTCCCTTTGTTGCGGCTGACCCGTTGGGACGGTGGACGGTGGTGGAGTCCTCTCCGGATGCGCTGGGAGCGGCGAAGACGGCGACTTCGCGGATGATTGATCTGTTGGCCGACCGCTGGGGGCTCTCGGAACTGCACGCGTATCTACTGTGCAGCGTGGCGATGGATCTGAGGCTGGCGCAGGTGGTGAATCGTCCGATGGTGACGGTCGCGGCTTCGATTGGGAAGAGTATCTTGCCTGGGCGGAGGCTGTTTTAG